One genomic segment of Zymoseptoria tritici IPO323 chromosome 5, whole genome shotgun sequence includes these proteins:
- a CDS encoding phosphatidylethanolamine-binding-like protein (Theoretical pI: 5.66 It contains Raf Kinase Inhibitor Protein (RKIP) domain; belongs to a highly conserved family of phospholipid-binding proteins with no significant sequence homology to other proteins. A number of biological roles for PEBP have been identified including serine protease inhibition, membrane biogenesis, and Raf-1 kinase inhibition.. ...) — MQFLSLFAFVATTVSAAAIESRQVCSVTPLLDLVDIRRAFVSAQLVPVTPAQFRPMGPNANLENTFDPLLSVSVTYGRKAVTLGNTFSLAETVLEPAISFTAERLVNPYTTKYTIIMADPDAPSPTTSILTNFLHLIVSDAQPVCVADQERKTVAPYLPPTPLLTPHRYAFFVYRQPPGYVAPPPLQNLLGVVRAGFNVTKYADDNGLEGPIGGNFYREGLANFLGGVGQ; from the exons ATGCaattcctctccctcttcgccttcgtgGCCACGACGGTCAGCGCTGCTGCCATTGAGTCCCGTCAGGTGTGCTCAGTCACTCCGCTCCTCGACCTTGTGGACATCAGGAGGGCTTTCGTCAGCGCGCAGTTGGTCCCAGTGACCCCTGCCCAGTTTCGTCCAATGGGCCCGAATGCGAACTTAGAGAATACCTTTGATCCTCTACTTTCAGTTTCGGTGACCTATGGCCGAAAGGCCGTCACCCTGGGCAACACCTTCTCTCTCGCGG AGACTGTCCTCGAGCCAGCGATTAGCTTCACAGCTGAGCGCCTCGTGAACCCCTACACGACAAAGTATACCATCATCATGGCGGACCCGGATGCCCCTAGCCCGACGACTTCGATCCTTACGAACTTCTTGCATTTGATTGTTTCAGACGCACAGCCTGTCTGCGTTGCTG ATCAAGAACGCAAGACCGTTGCCCCATACCTACCCCCGACGCCATTGTTAACTCCTCACCGAtacgccttcttcgtctacCGCCAGCCTCCAGGCTACGTCGCTCCGCCTCCATTGCAGAACTTGCTCGGTGTTGTCCGCGCCGGCTTCAACGTCACCAAGTATGCCGATGACAACGGCCTTGAAGGCCCTATTGGAGGCAACTTCTACCGCGAGGGGCTTGCGAACTTTCTTGGTGGTGTCGGCCAGTaa